One genomic segment of Primulina tabacum isolate GXHZ01 chromosome 9, ASM2559414v2, whole genome shotgun sequence includes these proteins:
- the LOC142556438 gene encoding uncharacterized protein LOC142556438, whose product MPEYGGSDRRTASGAGVTTTSIHVTALDGLVNVNSLFTVAIFVGLSLTTPGQHSLENPSACDAGLEVVKKLLVFEVVSFSFFLFSSLVAQGLKLAINLLNSKDVDEVFRAHINLKVLRFGMLASAIGSVMGCLFLMLSMVNVIEIRLGMLSCGSKSTVQAVTALIVLVTCALMVYISTAVYAFLH is encoded by the exons ATGCCGGA GTATGGCGGATCTGACAGAAGAACCGCCTCCGGAGCAGGCGTCACCACCACCAGCATCCATGTCACTGCTCTCGACGGACTTGTTAATGTTAACTCTCTCTTCACCGTCGCGATCTTTGTGGGCCTTTCCCTGACTACTCCAGGGCAGCACAGCCTTGAAAACCCATCTGCCTGCGACGCCGGTCTTGAAGTAGTCAAGAAACTCCTTGTTTTCGAGGTTGTCTCCTTCAGCTTCTTTCTCTTCTCTTCTCTGGTGGCACAGGGCCTGAAGCTGGCGATCAATCTACTGAACAGTAAAGACGTTGATGAAGTGTTCAGAGCCCATATCAATTTGAAGGTCCTGAGATTTGGAATGTTGGCTTCCGCCATTGGTTCAGTAATGGGGTGCTTGTTTTTGATGCTGTCCATGGTTAATGTGATTGAGATACGATTGGGAATGCTGTCCTGTGGGAGCAAGTCTACGGTTCAAGCTGTTACGGCTTTAATTGTTCTGGTGACCTGTGCTCTCATGGTTTACATTTCAACTGCTGTTTATGCTTTTCTACATTGA
- the LOC142556462 gene encoding LOW QUALITY PROTEIN: exocyst complex component EXO84A-like (The sequence of the model RefSeq protein was modified relative to this genomic sequence to represent the inferred CDS: inserted 1 base in 1 codon), with translation MERGSFSSSKGSDSADFEVELTLSDKLKVFKSSQFDPDSYVTTRCRAMSEKEIRHLCIYLIDLKKASAEEMRTSVYANYASFIRTSREISDLEGELVSLKNLLSSRAKFVHSIADGVRMESLHDGTDNSSRTDDATDFEDREPTSFDKWLSEFIETLEILLAERRVDEALAALEEGENIVEEAKNRPTFASSALVSLKKTIMEHRQKLADQLAEAVCQPSTSGVELRSAVQAMKRLGDGPRAHTLLLKSHQQKLQRDVQCLRPSIASYGTTYTTTLSHHVFSTIAQAASDSLAIFNDEPAFTSELVTWAVNQTEAFAVLIKKNVIAIPAASGCLRVVTDSVRVCFGHCLVLESHGLALFPTLFKIFRPCLEQALNANLKRIDLCTAAIAAADDWSLAYSPIGSRSLAIGSVSSILMSQPKLSSSAHRFNTMVQELCEDIGSLDILQYSEQSLEGVLLSFNSYINMMINAFPGSIETENFEGSGRRIVKMAESETQQIALLANALLLADELLPRATSKLWSCNXSQDQLRALNKQDRAPEQRELKRRLQRFVDQLRDSFCRQHALELIFTEDGGVRLGAEMYLSMDCSRDEPEWFPSPVYQELFAKLTRIATITSDMFVGRERFATVLLMRLTETVILWLSDDQNFWEEIEYGERPLGPLGLQQFYLDMEFVILFSSQGRYLSRNLHQVIKNIISRAIEAVQATKIDPYSELPEDEWFADVAQIAIKMLSGKANFGNTDRDMNSPTASVSARSASSVHSHGST, from the exons ATGGAGAGGGGTTCATTTTCATCAAGTAAAGGATCCGACTCGGCAGATTTCGAGGTTGAGTTAACACTGAGTGACAAGCTCAAAGTTTTCAAATCTTCCCAATTCGATCCTGATTCCTATGTCACCACTCGATGCCGTGCCATGAGCGAAAAG GAAATCAGGCACTTGTGCATTTACCTTATAGATTTAAAGAAGGCATCCGCAGAAGAAATGCGCACAAGCGTTTATGCCAATTATGCATCATTTATAAG AACATCGAGAGAAATTTCTGATCTAGAAGGTGAGCTTGTTTCTTTAAAAAATCTCCTATCTTCACGAGCAAAATTCGTACACAGCATAGCTGATGGAGTCCGGATGGAATCCTTACATGATGGAACTGATAATAGTTCAAGAACAGACGATGCTACTGATTTTGAAGATCGGGAACCAACAAGTTTTGATAAGTGGCTGTCAGAATTTATCGAAACTCTTGAAATATTGCTAGCCGAGAGACGAGTGGATGAGGCATTGGCAGCACTCGAAGAAGGAGAGAACATTGTTGAGGAAGCCAAGAATCGTCCAACCTTCGCTTCCTCAGCCTTGGTGTCATTGAAAAAAACTATCATGGAACATAGGCAAAAGTTAGCAGATCAGCTAGCAGAAGCAGTGTGCCAGCCCTCAACTAGTGGTGTTGAACTTCGTTCAGCTGTACAGGCCATGAAGCGACTCGGAGATGGCCCTCGTGCCCATACTTTGCTCCTCAAGTCTCACCAGCAGAAGTTGCAAAGGGACGTGCAGTGTCTTCGGCCATCCATTGCTTCATATGGAACAACCTATACTACTACTCTTTCGCATCATGTATTTTCAACAATTGCACAAGCAGCAAGCGACTCGTTAGCTATATTCAATGATGAACCAGCTTTTACTTCTGAATTGGTAACTTGGGCTGTTAATCAAACAGAGGCTTTTGCAGTACTTATCAAGAAAAATGTTATAGCGATTCCCGCTGCATCTGGATGTCTGAGGGTCGTAACTGACTCCGTCCGTGTCTGCTTTGGCCATTGCTTGGTGCTCGAAAGTCATGGGTTGGCCCTTTTTCCTacgttatttaaaatttttcgtcCTTGTTTGGAACAGGCACTGAATGCTAATTTGAAAAGGATTGATCTATGTACCGCTGCCATTGCTGCTGCAGATGATTGGTCCCTTGCTTATTCACCCATAGGCAGCCGATCCCTTGCCATTGGCTCGGTTAGCAGCATTTTGATGTCCCAGCCGAAGCTGTCTAGCAGTGCTCACAGATTCAACACAATGGTTCAG GAGCTGTGTGAGGATATTGGCTCACTCGATATCTTACAGTATTCTGAGCAATCCTTGGAGGGAGTCTTGCTATCATTTAATTCATACATCAACATGATGATAAATGCTTTTCCAGGTTCCATAGAAACAGAAAACTTCGAAGGATCTGGGAGAAGAATAGTTAAGATGGCAGAATCTGAAACACAACAGATAGCTTTACTCGCTAACGCTTTGTTATTAGCAGACGAGCTTCTCCCACGAGCAACCAGCAAGCTTTGGTCTTGTA AAAGTCAGGATCAGTTGAGAGCTTTAAACAAGCAAGATCGTGCACCAGAGCAACGGGAACTGAAACGAAGGCTCCAGCGATTTGTTGATCAGTTGAGAGATAGTTTCTGCCGCCAACACGCCCTTGAGCTAATCTTTACAGAAGATGGAGGAGTTCGTCTTGGTGCAGAAATGTACTTAAGTATGGATTGTAGCAGAGACGAGCCCGAATGGTTTCCATCCCCAGTTTATCAG GAACTTTTTGCAAAGTTGACTCGAATAGCCACCATTACATCAGACATGTTTGTAGGAAGAGAAAGGTTTGCAACTGTTTTGTTAATGAGACTTACAGAAACTGTCATTCTATGGCTTTCTGATGATCAAAACTTCTGGGAAGAGATCGAATATGGGGAGAGACCTTTAGGTCCACTTGGACTTCAACAG TTCTACTTGGATATGGAGTTTGTTATACTTTTTTCGTCTCAAGGGCGTTACCTGTCACGTAATCTACATCAAGTGATCAAGAACATCATAAGCAGAGCTATTGAAGCAGTGCAGGCAACAAAAATTGATCCATACAG CGAGTTACCAGAGGATGAATGGTTTGCTGATGTTgctcaaattgcgataaaaatgTTATCTGgaaaagcaaattttggaaacaCAGATCGTGATATGAATAGTCCAACAGCCTCGGTGTCAGCAAGATCGGCGTCCTCCGTCCATTCTCATGGAAGTACGTAA